The Shewanella zhangzhouensis genome has a window encoding:
- a CDS encoding PspC domain-containing protein has protein sequence MNMGIEMRLKNPRRLVCGVAAQMATKFGWSCMWTRVAWMVSTLINPAITLLIYFALALVMDKWEA, from the coding sequence ATGAATATGGGCATTGAAATGCGTCTTAAAAATCCCCGTCGTCTGGTGTGCGGTGTAGCCGCCCAAATGGCAACCAAGTTTGGCTGGTCTTGCATGTGGACGCGGGTTGCCTGGATGGTGTCGACACTCATCAATCCGGCCATCACCCTGTTGATTTACTTTGCCCTGGCGCTGGTAATGGACAAGTGGGAGGCTTGA
- the dusA gene encoding tRNA dihydrouridine(20/20a) synthase DusA, which yields MPSPLNRTFSVAPMLDWTDRHYRYFARLMSKEALLYTEMVTTGAILHGKGDYLAYNQEEHPLALQLGGSDPKDLAACAKLAGARGYDEVNINVGCPSDRVQNGRFGACLMAEPKLVAECVDAMRQQVSVPVTVKTRIGIDEQDSYGFLTDFIETVSAAGCDTFIIHARKAWLQGLSPKENREIPPLDYERVYQLKRDYPQLSISINGGVTSIEQAKTHLAQLDGVMVGREAYQNPYILASVDSELCGKPAVVSSREEVIGKLLPYIGKHLADGGRLNHISRHIIGLYQGLPGSRAWRRYLSENAHKPGAGIEVIENAIKAMELTTN from the coding sequence ATGCCATCGCCACTCAACCGCACCTTCTCTGTCGCGCCAATGCTCGATTGGACCGACAGACACTACCGCTATTTTGCACGTCTGATGTCCAAAGAGGCGCTGCTTTATACCGAAATGGTGACGACGGGCGCAATTCTCCACGGAAAAGGCGATTATCTGGCCTACAACCAGGAAGAGCACCCCCTGGCGTTGCAGTTGGGCGGTTCAGACCCCAAGGATTTGGCGGCCTGCGCCAAGCTTGCTGGGGCCCGTGGTTATGATGAAGTGAATATCAACGTGGGTTGTCCGTCTGATCGGGTACAGAATGGTCGCTTTGGTGCCTGTTTGATGGCCGAGCCTAAGTTGGTGGCTGAGTGTGTAGACGCCATGCGTCAGCAGGTGTCTGTTCCTGTCACAGTGAAGACCCGTATTGGCATTGATGAGCAGGACTCTTACGGTTTTCTCACAGACTTTATCGAGACCGTCTCAGCGGCTGGCTGCGATACCTTTATTATTCATGCCCGTAAGGCCTGGCTGCAGGGATTGAGTCCGAAAGAGAACCGTGAAATTCCGCCCCTGGATTATGAGCGGGTGTATCAGCTGAAACGGGACTACCCCCAGCTCTCCATCAGTATCAATGGTGGCGTGACCAGTATTGAGCAGGCTAAAACCCATCTGGCGCAGCTCGATGGCGTCATGGTAGGCCGTGAAGCGTATCAGAACCCCTATATTTTAGCCTCGGTGGACTCTGAACTTTGCGGTAAGCCAGCGGTTGTCAGCAGTCGGGAGGAGGTTATCGGGAAGCTGCTTCCCTATATCGGGAAACACCTCGCCGATGGTGGACGCCTGAACCATATCAGTCGGCATATCATTGGTTTGTATCAGGGCTTGCCGGGCTCCCGCGCCTGGAGGAGATACCTGAGTGAGAATGCCCATAAGCCGGGAGCAGGCATCGAAGTGATTGAAAATGCAATAAAAGCCATGGAGCTCACCACTAACTAA
- a CDS encoding chemotaxis protein CheX — MNVEFINPFLQSLLNVVSTMASMQLTPGKPRLKTDNLAKGDVSGLIGMVGPQTKGSMSITFEQSLALQIMQNMLGENPGTINDEVTDMVGEITNMVTGGAKNLLSDKGYDFEMATPVVVAGTGHRISHKADGTKIIMPFTSPYGTAYIEICFEN, encoded by the coding sequence ATGAATGTCGAATTTATCAATCCGTTTCTACAATCTCTGCTCAATGTTGTCTCGACCATGGCATCGATGCAGCTCACTCCGGGTAAGCCCCGGCTGAAAACCGATAATCTTGCCAAGGGGGATGTCTCAGGGCTGATTGGCATGGTAGGCCCTCAGACCAAGGGCTCTATGTCCATCACGTTCGAGCAAAGTCTGGCACTGCAAATCATGCAAAACATGCTGGGCGAAAACCCGGGGACCATCAATGATGAGGTCACTGATATGGTGGGTGAAATCACCAATATGGTCACAGGCGGCGCCAAAAACCTCTTGAGTGACAAGGGATACGATTTTGAGATGGCGACCCCAGTGGTAGTGGCAGGAACGGGTCACAGAATTTCCCACAAGGCCGATGGCACCAAAATTATCATGCCATTCACCAGCCCCTACGGCACTGCTTACATTGAGATTTGCTTCGAGAATTAA